A genomic stretch from Arachis stenosperma cultivar V10309 chromosome 3, arast.V10309.gnm1.PFL2, whole genome shotgun sequence includes:
- the LOC130967585 gene encoding probable UDP-glucosyl transferase 73B6, giving the protein MSKENRELHVLFFPFFANGHIIPCVDLARVFAARGVTSTIVTTTHNAPFVSRTIGKSQITLRTIKFPPPEETGLPEGCENSESALAPDKLIKFMKATVLLQHPFEQVLQELHPNCVVADMFFPWTTDSAAKFGIPRIVFHGLGFFPLCVSACIRTYKPQDKVSSYTEPFLVPNLPGDITLTKMQLPQVPRDDEVFCKLLDDSNESELKSFGVIANSFYELEPVYADHYTKVLGRRAWSLGPVSLCKRETEEKASRGNEAGIDKQECLKWLETKKPNSVIYVCFGSMTTFPDAQLKEIAMGLEASNHPFIWVVSKGSKKNQEEDEKLEWLPEGFEERMEGKGMIIRGWAPQLMILEHEAVGGFVTHCGWNSTLEGVCAGVPMVTWPMYAEQFYNAMFLRDIARIGVGVGVQTWVGMMWGEPVKKEVIEKAVKRVMEGEETEEMRRRAKELGKKAKEAVEEGGSSYSQFNSLIEDLRSRAQ; this is encoded by the exons ATGAGCAAGGAGAACCGCGAACTCCATGTTCTTTTCTTCCCGTTCTTTGCTAACGGTCACATAATCCCATGCGTTGACTTAGCCAGAGTCTTCGCCGCAAGAGGAGTGACATCTACCATAGTCACCACCACACACAACGCACCCTTCGTCTCAAGAACCATCGGAAAATCCCAAATTACCCTCAGAACCATCAAGTTCCCGCCACCGGAGGAAACTGGCTTGCCTGAAGGATGCGAGAATTCAGAATCGGCACTGGCACCGGATAAGCTCATCAAGTTCATGAAAGCCACCGTGCTCCTTCAACATCCATTCGAGCAAGTGCTGCAAGAACTGCATCCAAACTGTGTTGTTGCAGACATGTTCTTCCCTTGGACCACAGACTCCGCCGCCAAATTCGGGATTCCAAGGATCGTGTTCCATGGGTTGGGCTTCTTCCCCTTGTGCGTTTCCGCTTGCATCAGAACTTACAAGCCACAAGACAAGGTTTCATCCTACACAGAACCTTTCTTGGTTCCCAACCTTCCCGGCGACATAACTCTGACCAAGATGCAGTTGCCACAAGTCCCTCGAGATGACGAG GTATTCTGCAAGTTGCTTGATGATTCTAACGAATCGGAGTTGAAGAGCTTCGGTGTGATCGCCAACAGCTTCTACGAACTGGAACCAGTTTACGCCGATCATTACACCAAGGTGCTTGGTAGAAGAGCATGGTCGTTGGGTCCAGTTTCTCTATGCAAGAGGGAGACAGAGGAAAAAGCAAGCAGAGGAAACGAAGCAGGGATCGACAAGCAGGAATGCTTGAAGTGGCTTGAGACAAAGAAACCAAACTCCGTTATTTATGTGTGCTTTGGAAGCATGACAACGTTCCCAGACGCTCAGCTTAAAGAGATTGCTATGGGTCTAGAAGCTTCGAATCATCCATTCATCTGGGTAGTGAGTAAAGGATCAAAaaagaaccaagaagaagaTGAGAAGTTAGAGTGGCTCCCAGAAGGGTTTGAAGAGAGAATGGAAGGGAAGGGGATGATCATAAGAGGTTGGGCGCCGCAACTGATGATTCTTGAGCACGAAGCAGTTGGCGGGTTTGTTACGCATTGCGGTTGGAATTCGACGCTGGAAGGTGTTTGTGCCGGGGTGCCGATGGTGACGTGGCCGATGTATGCAGAGCAGTTTTATAATGCGATGTTTCTGAGGGACATAGCGAGGATTGGGGTTGGTGTTGGGGTTCAAACGTGGGTGGGGATGATGTGGGGCGAGCCGGTGAAGAAGGAGGTGATAGAGAAGGCGGTGAAGAGGGTAATGGAAGGTGAGGAAACAGAGGAGATGAGGAGAAGGGCGAAGGAGCTTGGGAAGAAGGCTAAAGAGGCTGTGGAGGAAGGTGGATCGTCTTATTCGCAATTCAACTCTTTGATTGAGGATTTAAGATCGCGTGCTCAATGA
- the LOC130965501 gene encoding NADP-dependent malic enzyme, whose protein sequence is MESILKPLRDGESVLDLSPRSTVSGGVEDVYGEDRATEDQLVTPWTFSVASGYSLLRDPQYNKGLAFTEKERDAHYLCGLLPPTVITQQLQEKKLMKSIREYQVPLQKYMAMMDLQERNERLFYKLLIDNVEELLPVVYTPTVGEACQKYGSIFRRPQGLYISLKEKGKILEVLKNWPERSIQVIVVTDGERILGLGDLGCQGMGIPVGKLALYTALGGVRPSACLPVTIDVGTNNEKLLNDEFYIGLRQKRATGKEYYDLLHEFMCAVKQNYGEKVLVQFEDFANHNAFELLAKYGTTHLVFNDDIQGTASVVLAGVVAALKLVGGILADHTFLFLGAGEAGTGIAELIALEMSKQTKAPIEESRKKIWLVDSKGLIVSSRKNSLQHFKKPWAHDHEPLNNLLDAVKVIKPTVLIGSSGVGRTFTKEVVQAMTANNEKPLIMALSNPTSQSECTAEEAYQWSEGRAIFASGSPFGPVEYMGKVYVPGQANNAYIFPGFGLGLVISGTIRVHDDMLLAASEALAKQVTDENYNKGLIYPPFTDIRKISANIAANVAAKAYELGLATRLPRPADLVKYAESCMYSPVYRNYR, encoded by the exons ATGGAGAGCATACTCAAGCCCCTCAGAGATGGCGAGTCCGTCCTCGACCTCAGCCCGAGATCCACCGTCAGCGGCGGCGTCGAGGACGTCTACGGCGAGGATCGCGCCACCGAGGACCAACTTGTCACCCCCTGGACTTTCTCTGTTGCCAG TGGGTACTCTTTGCTGAGGGATCCACAGTACAACAAAGGGCTTGCTTTCACCGAGAAAGAGAGGGATGCGCATTACTTGTGTGGCCTCCTCCCCCCCACTGTTATCACTCAGCAACTTCAG GAGAAGAAGCTGATGAAAAGCATCCGAGAGTATCAGGTTCCCTTGCAAAAGTACATGGCAATGATGGACCTTCAG GAGAGAAATGAAAGGCTGTTTTACAAGCTTCTAATCGACAATGTTGAGGAATTGCTTCCGGTTGTATACACTCCTACTGTTGGTGAGGCTTGCCAGAAATATGGGAGTATCTTCAGGCGTCCTCAGGGTCTTTACATCAGTTTGAAAGAGAA GGGGAAAATACTTGAGGTCTTGAAAAACTGGCCCGAGAGGAGTATTCAAGTAATTGTGGTTACCGACGGCGAGCGAATTTTGGGACTTGGAGATCTTGGATGTCAG GGGATGGGAATTCCTGTTGGTAAATTGGCTTTGTACACTGCTCTAGGCGGAGTTCGTCCTTCAGCT TGTTTACCTGTTACAATTGATGTGGGGACCAATAATGAGAAATTACTGAATGATGAGTTCTACATTGGACTTAGGCAAAAGAGGGCAACTGGGAAG GAATATTATGATCTTCTACACGAGTTCATGTGTGCAGTGAAGCAAAATTACGGCGAAAAAGTTCTTGTACAG TTTGAGGATTTTGCGAATCACAATGCTTTCGAGTTACTTGCAAAATACGGCACAACTCATCTAGTATTCAATGATGATATTCAG GGGACTGCGTCTGTTGTTCTGGCTGGAGTTGTAGCAGCTCTAAAGCTTGTTGGTGGCATTCTGGCTGATCACACATTCCTCTTCCTTGGTGCTGGAGAA GCCGGAACTGGTATAGCAGAGCTAATAGCTCTTGAGATGTCGAAGCAG ACGAAGGCACCGATAGAGGAGAGCCGCAAGAAGATATGGCTTGTAGACTCAAAA GGTCTGATTGTTAGTTCACGGAAGAATTCGCTTCAACACTTCAAGAAACCTTGGGCCCATGACCATGAACCTCTTAACAATCTCCTAGATGCTGTTAAG GTAATCAAGCCAACAGTTTTGATTGGATCATCAGGAGTGGGAAGAACATTTACAAAGGAAGTAGTTCAGGCTATGACTGCAAACAATGAA AAACCTCTCATTATGGCTCTTTCCAATCCAACATCTCAGTCTGAGTGTACAGCTGAAGAGGCTTATCAGTGGAGTGAG GGTCGTGCAATATTTGCTAGCGGGAGTCCATTTGGTCCTGTAGAATACATGGGAAAAGTTTACGTGCCTGGGCAGGCCAACAATGCTTATATTTTCCCAGGCTTTGGTTTGGGTTTAGTAATCTCAGGAACAATTCGAGTGCATGATGATATGCTTCTGGCAGCCT CTGAAGCGTTGGCTAAACAAGTGACAGATGAGAACTACAATAAGGGCTTGATTTACCCACCATTCACTGATATCAGAAAGATTTCTGCTAACATAGCTGCAAATGTTGCTGCTAAGGCATATGAACTAG GCTTGGCTACGCGTCTTCCTCGCCCTGCGGATCTTGTGAAGTATGCTGAGAGCTGCATGTATAGTCCTGTATATCGCAACTATAGGTGA
- the LOC130965925 gene encoding uncharacterized protein LOC130965925, whose protein sequence is MAHWLKAAEDLFEVVDRRAKSVVTDLSDEQSNFNSPGFFVSFFLLDYYISNICSVKSPKIICNLLHFWKLASTGQGSHGKRRKSKSKAQKGKSKNSSPTNTDTTKEKGDTPEAPADHVVENDGSAFTPTNQPIKDNVEAFNGEPVKENALDMHKENPSPDNKGIEGSTEDKPTNAEQRELNLWPMTKVSIVVVTL, encoded by the exons ATGGCACACTGGCTCAAAGCGGCTGAAG ATTTATTTGAAGTTGTGGATCGAAGAGCGAAATCTGTTGTCACTGATTTATCAGATGAACAatctaattttaattctccAGGTTTCTTCGTCTCCTTCTTCCttttagattattatatttcCAATATATGTTCTGTAAAATCTCCCAAAATCATTTGCAACTTGTTACATTTCTGGAAATTAGCTTCTACTGGGCAAGGATCACATGGCAAGAGAAGGAAATCAAAGTCCAAG GCTCAAAAGGGAAAATCTAAAAACTCATCTCCTACAAATACTGATACTACCAAAGAGAAAGGTGACACACCAGAAGCACCGGCTGATCATGTAGTAGAAAACGATGGGAGTGCTTTCACTCCTACAAATCAACCAATCAAAGACAATGTAGAGGCATTTAATGGGGAGCCCGTAAAAGAGAATGCTCTAGATATGCATAAGGAGAATCCTTCTCCGGATAACAAAGGAATTGAAGGCTCCACTGAAGACAAACCCACTAATGCTGAACAA AGAGAACTAAATCTGTGGCCAATGACAAAAGTTTCAATCGTGGTGGTGACACTATAA
- the LOC130970633 gene encoding golgin candidate 1-like yields the protein MAFMEKEVKLEHRAIEAATALARIQRIADERTLKATELEQKVVLLEVECAFLNQELQDIGDRVRREQKKSPEEANQVIQAWQEETERAYRSQREAENKISSIEAELQKMRVEMAAMKRDAEHYSRQEHVELEKRYRELTDLLYYKQTQLEAMSSEKAAAEFQLEKEYKRLQEAQAETEKNRISRRPSSSWEEDTEMKTLEPLPSHNRHLVGASIQLQKAVKLLDSGAVRATRFLWRYPTARVGLFFYLVFVHLFLMYLLHCLQEQAHNLDVREVAKSLGLSDPNYHD from the exons ATG GCTTTTATGGAAAAAGAAGTGAAATTGGAGCACAGAGCTATTGAGGCAGCTACAGCTCTTGCAAGGATACAG AGAATAGCAgatgagaggaccttgaaggcCACAGAATTGGAGCAGAAGGTGGTACTTCTTGAG GTTGAGTGTGCATTCCTAAATCAAGAATTGCAAGATATTGGAGATCGCGTGCGCCGTGAACAAAAGAAGTCACCAGAAGAGGCAAATCAAGTAATTCAG GCATGGCAGGAAGAAACAGAGCGAGCATATAGGAGTCAGAGAGAAGCTGAAAACAAGATTTCTTCAATAGAG GCTGAGCTGCAAAAGATGAGAGTGGAAATGGCAGCCATGAAGAGGGATGCTGAGCATTACTCCCGTCAG GAGCATGTGGAATTGGAGAAACGCTATCGCGAACTTACGGACCTTTTG TACTATAAACAGACACAATTAGAAGCCATGAGCAGCGAAAAAGCTGCCGCTGAGTTTCAATTGGAGAAAGAATATAAGCGTCTACAAGAAGCACAG GCTGAGActgaaaaaaatagaatttctCGTCGACCATCTTCATCTTGGGAAGAAGATACTGAAATGAAAACCCTCGA GCCACTTCCTTCGCATAATCGCCATTTGGTTGGGGCAAGCATTCAG TTGCAGAAAGCAGTGAAACTATTAGATTCAGGAGCCGTAAGGGCCACAAGATTTCTCTGGCGTTATCCAACGGCTCGAGTTGGTCTATTTTTCTATCTG GTGTTTGTACATCTCTTCTTGATGTATCTCTTGCATTGCCTTCAG GAGCAAGCTCACAATTTGGATGTTAGAGAGGTTGCAAAATCTTTGGGACTCTCTGACCCGAATTACCATGACTAA